One region of Epilithonimonas zeae genomic DNA includes:
- a CDS encoding hydroxymethylglutaryl-CoA reductase, degradative, whose amino-acid sequence MQHQPVEGFSKLSKQRKIDWLISEYLSNDRSYEQILQQYWNNDDNLQKLHEEFSENTISNFYMPYGIAPNFLIDGKLLALPMAVEESSVVAAASKAAKFWLDKGGFKTTIINTEKLGHTHFVLNVEPHKLLHFFNFKLKKKLLEATEDITANMRKRGGGILDIKLIDKTSELENYFQLKASFDTVDSMGANFINSCLEQFGKTLKEEVANEAEFSQEEKDSLQIVMNILSNYTPDCVVRAEVSCKIEDLKDDSGISNEEFAWKFKRAVTIAEIEPYRATTHNKGIMNGVDAVVIATGNDFRATEACAHAYAARNGKYSSLTHCTTDNGIFRFWIDLPISVGVVGGLTNLHPLVKFSLALLGKPSAQELMSILAVSGLAQNFGALRSLVTTGIQKGHMKMHLFNILNQFGATEEEKQHFVTYFKDKTVSHHEVISELEKLRNK is encoded by the coding sequence ATGCAACATCAACCTGTTGAAGGGTTTTCAAAACTTTCCAAACAAAGAAAAATCGACTGGCTTATTTCAGAATATCTAAGTAATGACAGAAGTTACGAGCAGATTTTACAACAATATTGGAATAATGACGACAACTTGCAAAAACTTCACGAAGAGTTCTCGGAAAATACAATTTCCAATTTTTATATGCCTTATGGAATTGCTCCTAATTTCCTGATTGACGGAAAACTTCTGGCGCTTCCAATGGCTGTGGAAGAAAGCTCGGTTGTTGCCGCTGCTTCCAAAGCTGCAAAGTTCTGGCTGGATAAAGGCGGTTTCAAAACGACGATTATCAACACAGAAAAATTGGGTCACACCCATTTTGTTCTGAATGTTGAGCCTCATAAACTGTTGCATTTTTTCAATTTTAAATTAAAGAAAAAATTGCTTGAAGCGACCGAAGATATCACTGCCAATATGAGAAAAAGAGGCGGTGGAATCTTGGATATCAAACTGATTGATAAAACTTCTGAACTGGAAAATTATTTCCAGCTGAAAGCGAGTTTTGACACAGTAGATTCGATGGGAGCTAATTTTATTAATTCTTGTCTGGAACAGTTCGGTAAAACTTTGAAAGAAGAAGTTGCGAACGAAGCAGAATTCTCTCAGGAAGAAAAAGACTCGCTTCAGATTGTAATGAACATCCTTTCCAATTACACGCCGGATTGTGTTGTGAGAGCCGAAGTTTCCTGTAAAATTGAGGATTTGAAAGATGATAGTGGCATCTCGAACGAGGAATTTGCCTGGAAGTTTAAACGTGCGGTGACAATTGCAGAAATCGAGCCTTACAGAGCAACGACTCACAACAAAGGAATTATGAACGGTGTTGATGCAGTCGTTATCGCAACTGGGAATGATTTCCGTGCAACAGAAGCTTGCGCTCACGCTTATGCAGCAAGAAACGGAAAATATTCTTCATTAACACATTGTACAACCGATAATGGGATTTTCAGATTTTGGATTGACTTACCGATTTCTGTTGGTGTTGTCGGCGGTTTGACCAATCTTCATCCTTTGGTTAAATTTTCTTTGGCTTTGTTAGGTAAACCTTCTGCTCAGGAATTGATGAGTATTTTGGCGGTTTCGGGACTGGCTCAGAATTTTGGTGCGCTTCGTTCTTTGGTAACGACAGGCATCCAGAAAGGTCATATGAAAATGCACCTTTTCAATATCCTAAATCAGTTTGGAGCAACAGAAGAAGAGAAACAGCATTTTGTGACTTACTTCAAAGATAAAACGGTGAGTCATCACGAGGTGATTTCGGAATTGGAAAAATTGAGAAATAAATAG
- a CDS encoding putative DNA modification/repair radical SAM protein, whose translation MNFDRIKEKLEILADAAKYDVSCSSSGGKRKNNGGLGDSSASGICHTYTEDGRCVSLLKILLTNHCIYDCIYCVSRKSNDIKRAAFTVEEVVDLTISFYRRNYIEGLFLSSGIFKDADTTMERLVRVAKKLRTEHNFNGYIHLKSIPGASDDLMNEAALYADRLSVNLEIPTESGLKLLAPDKNREDMLQPMRIVQKGIQQYKDEKKIIRSTPKFAPAGQSTQMIVGATNENDLQIIKVADHFYKNYGMKRVYYSGYIPVTVDNRLPAITAEVPVLRENRLYQSDWLMRFYGFKADEILDFNMPFLDLEVDPKLSWALRHLDQFPVNLQTADYKMILRIPGIGVKTAQKILSARQFQVLTIDHLKKLGAAVNRAKYFIDFTYGNPFLKHLTDLNLRKLIIGGSQSKFQNQFSQQLTLF comes from the coding sequence ATGAATTTCGACCGCATCAAAGAAAAACTCGAAATACTTGCAGATGCTGCTAAGTATGACGTTTCGTGTTCTTCCAGCGGCGGAAAACGAAAAAACAATGGTGGCTTGGGCGACAGCTCAGCAAGCGGAATTTGTCATACTTATACGGAAGACGGACGATGTGTCTCACTTCTTAAAATTCTTCTGACCAATCATTGCATTTACGATTGCATCTATTGTGTTTCCAGAAAATCAAATGACATCAAACGTGCTGCTTTCACAGTTGAGGAAGTGGTTGATTTGACCATCAGTTTTTACAGACGAAATTATATTGAGGGCTTATTTCTGAGTTCCGGAATTTTCAAAGATGCGGACACGACAATGGAACGCCTGGTTCGGGTGGCAAAAAAGCTGAGAACTGAACATAATTTCAATGGTTATATTCATTTAAAATCAATTCCCGGAGCGAGTGACGATTTGATGAATGAAGCTGCACTTTACGCTGACCGATTATCAGTGAATCTTGAAATCCCGACAGAATCTGGATTGAAATTATTGGCTCCTGATAAAAATCGTGAAGATATGCTTCAGCCGATGCGGATTGTTCAGAAAGGAATTCAGCAATATAAAGATGAAAAGAAGATCATCAGAAGCACGCCGAAATTTGCTCCAGCCGGGCAATCAACTCAAATGATTGTGGGCGCAACCAACGAAAATGACTTACAAATCATCAAAGTGGCTGATCATTTTTATAAAAACTACGGAATGAAACGGGTTTATTACTCAGGTTATATTCCTGTGACTGTCGACAATCGCTTACCTGCTATTACGGCCGAAGTTCCTGTTTTGAGAGAAAACCGTTTGTATCAATCAGATTGGCTGATGCGGTTCTATGGATTTAAAGCGGATGAAATTTTAGATTTCAATATGCCTTTTTTAGATTTGGAAGTTGATCCAAAATTAAGCTGGGCGTTGCGGCATCTCGACCAATTTCCTGTTAATCTTCAAACCGCAGATTATAAAATGATTCTCAGAATTCCGGGAATTGGTGTGAAAACAGCACAGAAAATTTTAAGCGCAAGACAATTTCAGGTTTTGACAATTGACCACCTTAAAAAACTCGGAGCAGCGGTCAACCGTGCTAAATATTTTATTGATTTTACATATGGAAATCCATTTCTGAAACACTTAACTGATTTGAATTTGAGAAAATTAATTATCGGCGGAAGTCAGTCAAAATTTCAGAATCAGTTTTCTCAGCAATTGACTTTGTTTTAA